The window CTCTAATCCTACCGCTACGCCTGCCAGAGGGGGATCTCAGGGCAGGTGGGCGACCGGAGGAGGCTCCGTTAGAGAGCCGCAACCGGTTCAATAAAAAGAAGCACAAGCTTGCGGGACAAAAACAATGGCGGCAGACCGCGCACAAAATCTACAAGACACCTTCCTTAATCATGTTCGTAAAACAAAAACGCCACTGACGATATTTCTGGTCAACGGGGTAAAGCTGCAGGGCATTGTCACATGGTTCGACAATTTCTGCTTGCTGCTGCGGCGCGACGGTCACTCGCAGCTTGTCTACAAGCACGCGATCTCGACCATCATGCCCGGCGCTCCGATTCAGCTGTTCGAAGGTGGTGAGGACGCACCGGCTTGAGAGTGAACTGATTGGAACCCTTCAATCCTGAAGGGGGCGTCGACCGGACCAAGTCTAGGCCCGGGTCGGCGGGGGACTTGAGCACCGGGCGGGTGATCGTCATCGGCCCGTACCTGCGCATGCGCCGTGGCGACGGCGATGCGCAAACGGATTCCTCTGTCCGCGACTACGAAGCGCGGATCGAGGAAGCCGCCGGCCTCGCCGGTGCGATCGACCTCACTGTGGTGGAATCCGTCGTCGCGCCGATCAGCCAGATCCGGCCCGCGACCTATCTCGGCAAGGGCAAGGTCGAGGAGATCAACGGCCTCGTCGCCGGCGACAAGGTCGAGCTCGTGGTGATGGATTGCGCGTTGTCGCCGATCCAGCAGCGCAACCTCGAGAAGGCCTGGAGCACCAAGGTGCTCGACCGCACCGGCCTGATCCTGGAAATCTTCGGCCGCCGCGCCAAGACCAAGGAAGGCGCGCTGCAGGTCGAGCTTGCCCATCTCAATTACCAGCGCAGCCGCCTGGTGCGGTCGTGGACCCATCTCGAACGCCAGCGCGGCGGCTTCGGCTTCATGGGCGGTCCGGGCGAGACCCAGATCGAGGCCGACCGCCGCCTGATTGGCGATCGCATCACGCGGCTTGAGAACGAGCTGAAGAAGGTGCAGGCGACGCGGCGGTTGCATCGCGCCGGACGCCAGCGCGTGCCGTACCGCGTGGTGGCGCTGGTCGGCTACACCAATGCCGGCAAATCAACCCTGTTCAACCGCCTGACGCGCGCCGACGTGCAGGCCGCGGACATGCTGTTTGCGACGCTCGACCCGACCCTGCGCGCGCTCAACCTGCCGCATGGCGGCAAGGCGATGCTGTCGGACACGGTCGGCTTCATCTCCAATCTGCCGACCCAGCTGGTGGCCGCGTTCCGCGCCACGCTGGAGGAGGTGCTGGAAGCCGACATCATCCTGCATGTCCGCGACATCTCCCATGAGGATGCGGAGGCGCAGGAGCGCGACGTCGAGGCGGTGCTGCACCAGCTCGGCATCGATCCCGACGCCGATGGCGGCCAGCGCATCATCGAGGTCTGGAACAAGATCGATCGCTTCGATCCGGAGGAACGGGACAATCTGCGCAACATCGCCGCGCGCCGGCCGCCGGAGCGGCCGTGCTTCCTGGTCTCGGCCGTCACAGGCGAGGGGATCAATGAGCTCTTGACCGCGATCGAGGATCGCCTCGCGGCCAAGCGCATCACGCTCAATCTTTCGATCGATGCCTCCGACGGCGCCGGCATCAGCTGGCTGCATCGCAATGCCGAGGTCCTGAACAAGGAGCTCAATGGCGAGCGCTTCGACATGACGGTGCGGGTCGACGAGACCAAGCGCGACATCGTCATGTCACGATTCGATGCTCTGCCGCACGGGATGTAGCGTCCCGGGAATCCGCGGCGGCAAGGGGGATCGATGTTCAACCGTCGAACATTTCTCGGCGGCGGCCTGGCGAGCGCTGCGGTCGCAGGGATCGCAAAGCGTGGGGATGCCGACAACGCTGCTTTCGTCGACGCACCCGCGCTCCGGCCGGTTCTTGCGCGTCCGGACCGCATGTTTCGTGTCACCGTCTGCCTGCGTCCGTTCCGCGCTGCCGGTCCGCGCATCGAAGCGGAATGGATCGACGGCAAATATGTCGTCCACAATTACGGACACGGCGGCAGCGGCTGGTCGCTGTCCTGGGGCGCCGCGCAGGAGGCCGTGCCGCTCGCCCTGCAATTGAGCGCGCGCAACGTTGCCGTCCTCGGCGCCGGCGCGATCGGTCTGACGACGGCGATCACCGCCCAGAGGATGGGCGCGACCGTCACGATCTACGCCAAGGAGCGCTTCCCGCAGGTGCGCTCGGCGCGTGCGACCGGGGACTGGTCGCCGGATTCGCGTATCGCGATGGAAGCAGACGTCACGCCGGACTTTGCCGACCGCTGGGAGCGGATGGCGCGCACGACCTTTGCCACCCATCAAAGCTATCTCGGCCTTGCCGGCAATCCGATCGAATGGACCGATCGCTATTTGCTGTCCGACGATGCACCTGATGCCGACGGCCGTCCGCACAGGCGCCAGCATGCCGCGGGCGACGGCTCGAGGAAATTCCTCGAATTGCGCGGCCGGGTCAGGTCGCTCACGCCACGATGGGATTTGCTGGCCGCCGGATCAAATCCGTTTCCCGCACCATACGCGTGGAAAAGCGCCTCGCTCACCTACAACGTCACGGATCTCTACCGTCAGCTCGAAGCTGAGTTTCAGCGCGCCGGCGGGCTGTTCGTGCCGATCGAACTGCACACGCCGTCCGATCTTTCGAAGATCCGCGAAACCGTCATTGTCAACTGCGCCGGCTACGGCGCCCGTGCGTTGTTTCGTGACGAGAGCATCGTTCCGGTGCGCGGCCAGATCGCCTGGCTCATTCCTCAGCCGGATGTCAATTACGGCGTCTTCTACCGTAACCTCAGCGTCCTCGGCCGACGCGACGGCATCGTCGTCCAGCCGGTCGGCGACAACGACTATTTCGGCTTCAACGACGACAACGAAACGCCGGATCTTGCCGCCGCGCGCCAGGCGGTGGACGACGCCGCGAAACTGTTCAGCCGGGCCTGATCGGCCCTCCGGCACGGCACCTCGCAATCTCCCGAAATGTGACGGCGCCGTGACGCGGCCTCGCTCGACCGCGCCTGCGACGTGCCGCCGCACTTTCTGTTTGAAATCTGCGCCGCCTTGGTTCATTGCGCTGCTGGACGCAAAGCCGAGGCGGATCGATGCAGGACACCAGCGAAACCATCACCCACGACACGCTCGCCGGCCAGAACGGGGACCTTGCCCATGTGCGGGCGCCCGAGATCGTCGATGCCCTCAATGCCTGGGAGCCGGCGGATGCGGCGAAGCTGCTGCAATCGCTGCCGGCCGAGAAGGCGATCGAGGTGCTCGACCTGCCCGGGCTCGACAACACCTGCGAGATCCTGGCCGAGCTGCCGAAGGACACGGCGGTGTCGCTGCTGTCGGGCGTTTCCGACGACCGCGCCGCCGACATCTTCAAGGAACTGGTCGAGCCGCTGCGCACCACGCTGCTGAACGGCCTCAATCCGGATACCCGCAACGTCATCTCCGGGCTGCTGGCCTATCCCGAACGCAGCGCCGGCAGCATCATGACGACCGAATTCGTCAGCGTGCCCTCGAACTGGACCATCGCCGAGGTCCTGCATCACATCCGGATGGTCGAGCGCACCCGCGAGACCGTCTACTCGATCTTCGTGATCGACCCGATCAAGAAGACGCTGATCCAGGCGGTGCCGCTGCGCCGCCTGATCTCGGCCGACCCGCATGCCAATGTGCTCACCGCGGCACCGGCGCGGAAGCCGCTGATGATCTCGCCGGAGGCCGACCGCATGGAGGCGGCGCGGCTGATCTCGCGCTACGATCTGCTCGCGGTCGCCGTCGTCGACGGCCCCGGTCATATCCTCGGCATCGTCACGGTCGACGACGTCATCGACGCCATCGTCGAGGAATCGACCGAGGACGCCCAGAAGTTCGGCGGCATGGAAGCGATCGATGAGCCTTATCTGCGGATCGGCTTCCTCGAAATGATCAAGAAGCGCGGCGGCTGGCTGTGCGCGCTGTTCCTCTCGGAAATGCTGACCGCAACGGCGATGCAGTCGTACCAGAGCGAGCTCGAGAAGGCGATCGTCCTGACGCTGTTCATCCCGTTGATCATGAGCTCCGGCGGCAATTCCGGCTCCCAGGCTACCTCGCTCCTGATCCGATCGCTGGCGTTGCATGAGGTGCGGCTGCGCGACTGGTGGCGCGTCGCCTTGCGCGAACTGCCGACCGGAATCGTGCTCGGCTCCATTCTGGGGGTGATCGGCATCGTCAGGATCACGCTCTGGCAGACGCTTGGCCTGTTCGACTACGGCCCGCATTGGATGCTGGTGGCCATGACCGTCGGCGCCGCGCTGGTCGGCATCGTCACCTTCGGCTCGCTGTCCGGATCGATGCTGCCGTTCATCCTTAAACGCATCGGTTTCGATCCTGCGAGCGCGTCCGCGCCCTTCGTCGCGACGCTGGTCGACGTCACCGGCCTCGTGATCTATTTCGGCGTTGCTGCCGTGATCCTGCATGGGACGCTGTTGTAGGGCGTGTCCACCGCCACGAGTCGCCGCCGCGAAACGGCAGCGATGGAGCCGAAACGTCTCCAAAACCTGACGACATCCGAATTGTTCGTGGAAGGCGGTAGTCTCGTGAACCAAGGAAAAGGTTCATGGCCCACGGCGAAAATAATTACCTTGCAGCTCCCGGCGCGCAGCGGGAGGATTTGCATGGCCGGGCCGTCCACGAGATCGCGCAAAGTCGAGAGCATGGATCGTTGGAAGGCTGGTCTCTGAACTAGGCAGGTCCAGTCCGGCTCGATAGCGACTGGTCGCCTCTCAGGAATTCCTCAATCGTTGCGTTTGAACAGGAGGAACTTCCATGTATCTCAAATCAAGTTTTCTTTTCGCGGTCGTTCTCGCAGGGATCGCTGCCGTATTAGGCACTGCAACACGTGCGGCCGAGCCGGCGGCCCGGATCACCATCCTGTACGATGCGTTCGGTACCGACGCCGCGATGACAAAGGATTGGGGCTTCTCCGCCCTCGTTGAAGTCGGCGGAAAGCGCATCCTGTTCGATACCGGGGACAACGCGACGATCTTCGCGGCCAATGTCAAGGCAAAGGATGTGGACCTCACCAAGCTCGATTTCGTCGTGTTGTCTCACCGGCACTCAGATCACATGGCGGGCCTGAGCTATGTCTTAGGCGTCAATCCAAAGATCAAGATTTATGCCCCCAAGGAGGGATTTGGCATCTACGGCTCGTCGCTGCCGTCGAGCTTCTACCGCAAGGACGAGTCGTTGCCGCCGGAGATGAGGTACTATGACGGCAAGCCACCAGAGATCATGAAATTCGGTGCTGCCTGGGCGGATGCCAACTTCGAGTTGATCGACCAAACGACCGAAATCGCACCTGGCATTACACTCATAGCTCTGATTTCAGATCTGCCGGGAACGAAGGAGCTCAAGGAACTGTCCCTGGCGGTGAATACTGCAGATGGAATCGTGCTCGTGGTTGGCTGCTCGCATCCTGGAATCGAGCGCATCGTCGAGGCTGCGGCAGCAATCAACCCCAGGATTCGGCTGATCGCCGGAGGCTTCCACCTGGTCACCGCCCCTGACGAGGTGATCACGAAAGTGACGGCCGCGCTGCAAGACCGTTTCAAGGTCGAAAGCATCGCCCCCGGACACTGCACCGGCGAGCCAACATTCGCTGCCCTGAAGAAGGCATTTGGCGACAAGTACATTTATGCCGGCGCCGGCACGTCAATTGCTATCGGTGCCGAAGGAAGTTCGAACATGAAGCGCGGCGAGGGAATGACCCCCGACGACCTCAGGGTCTATCGCAAGCTGGCGGTCCGGAATGATCCGTTCGGTGTCATGCGCGCGCAAGCCCGACGGGCTGGAGCAGATCTCTAGGCGGAGTTTCGAGGCGCGCGAGGAGAGAAAATCTACGTCGTGCGCTTCGCCTCATTCCACAGCGCGTCCATTTCCTCCAGCGACGCGCCCTCGAGCGAGCGTCCCTTCGCAGCGAGGGCCTTTTCGATATAGGCAAACCGCCGCTCGAACTTTGCGTTGGTCGCGCGCAGCGCGGTTTCCGGATCGGCGTCGACGTGGCGGGCGAGGTTGACCAGCGCGAACATCAGGTCGCCCGTCTCCTCCGCGATCTCGGCTCTGTCGTTGCGGTCGAGCGCGGCCTCGATCTCGTCGGCCTCCTCGCGGATCTTGGCGAGCACCGCGCGCGGGTCGTTCCAGTCGAAGCCGACCGTGGACGCCTTGCGCTGCAGCTCCATCGCGCGTGTCAAGGCAGGGAGGCCCGCCTTCACGCTGGCGAGCAAGGATGTGTGCGCGGTCTCGTCCGGCGGCCGCCGCGCGGCGCGCTCGGCCTTCTCCTCGGCCTTGATGCGCTCCCAGGCGCTCTTGACGCCGGCGGGCTGGATGTTGCCGTCCTTGTCGGCAAAGACGTGCGGATGACGGCGGATCATCTTCTTCGTGATCGCCTCGACCACGTCGCCGAACGCAAACGCGTTCTGCTCCTCGGCCATCCTTGCGTGATAGACCACCTGCAGCAGGAGGTCGCCGAGCTCCTCGCGTAAATCCTCGAAATCGCCGCGCGCGATCGCATCCGCGACTTCATAGGCCTCCTCGATCGTGTAGGGCGCGATCGTTTCAAAATTCTGTTCGAGGTCCCAGGGGCAGCCGGTCACCGGCGTGCGCAGCGCAGCCATGATCTCGATCAGGCGGGAAATGTCGCGGGAAGGGGTCATCGGGCACCGGACTGTGAGCGGTATATGCCTTATGCCAAATCAGCCCCGTCGATCCCAGCAAAACGCGCCGGAATCGCGGCGCTGTCCACCGATTGGCCGTCGCGCCAAGGAGTGGTAAAGCGCGTTCCATGACCGATCAGAACAATTCCGACACCGCGCTGGTGCTGTTTTCCGGCGGCCAGGATTCCACCACCTGCCTGGCCTGGGCGTTGGACCGCTTCGCGCGCGTCGAAATGCTCGGCTTCACCTACGGCCAGCGCCACGCGATCGAGCTCGACTGCCGCGACCGCCTGCTGGACGGCATCAGGGCTCTGCGGCCGGACTGGGCAGCAAAGCTCGGCGATAGCCACACGCTCGCGATCCCGACGCTGTCGGAGATTTCGGATACCGCGCTGACCCGCGACGTCGCGATCGAAATGGGTGCGGACGGATTGCCCAACACCTTCGTCCCCGGCCGCAACCTCGTGTTCCTCACCTTCGCGGGCGCGCTGGCCTATCGGCGCGGCATCCGCCACATCATCGCCGGCATGTGCGAGACCGACTATTCCGGCTATCCGGATTGCCGCGACGACACCATCAAGGCGTTGCAGTCCGCGCTCAGCCTCGGCATGGCCAGGGACTTCGAACTGCACACGCCGCTGATGTGGCTCGACAAGGCCGCGACCTGGCGGCTCGCGCACGAACTCGGCGGGGCAGGGCTGGTCGATCTGATCCGCGAGCACTCGCACACCTGCTATCTCGGCGAACGCGGCGCCCAGCACGATTGGGGCTATGGCTGCGGCGAATGCCCGGCCTGCAGCCTGCGGGCCAAGGGCTGGCGGGAATATGTCGCGCAGGGCAATCGCGCCAGCGGCTGACGTTTCCGCATCGGAACCGCACTCCCCCTCTGTTTCCTGCGGGCATGGGCTGATAGCCCTCCGCAGAGGCGCACTACCAAAATATCGAAAACAACCCCATGCAAAGGTGAAGGCGGCCGCCGGCGTTCGACACGGCAACTTGACACGTCGGGCAAATCAGCGATATTATTCTATTATTCAGAAATAGTGCAGGCGCGGCTCGACCGGGCGACCCGGTACGCTGCTGCTTCTCGACTCCAGCACTCCTGTCTCTGGAATACTGGATCACCCGCATACGCATACGCGGGTGATGACAGCGCGTGGTGTGACCATGCGATGACGGAACGAGGGCGTTTGCCGCTACTCAAAATCCGCCGCCGTCAGCTCGATCGGCTTGCCATGCGGGGTACGGTCGGCGGCGCGGTCCCAGGCGTCGCGGTAGCGGTGCAGCGTCTCCGGTGTCGTGACGCCCTTGGTGGCCACGAGGTGTTCGAGGGTCGCGAGCCAATGCTGGTAATAGGTCTCGCCGGTGTCGGGATCGCCGGCAGCCTGCGCGCGCTTGATCTGATCGGCCAGCGCCGCGGCCCATTCGGGCCAGGTGAACACGCCGCGGTCATGCAGCGTCAACGCCATGGCGAACGCCTGCGCCTCCCACGGTGCGCGGAACACCGGGCCGTCCTGATCGCGGGGAATGCTGGACACGGCGCTGGTCGCGCGCGCGGCGGCGCCGGCATCCATCAGATCGCCTCCAGATACGGTTCGAACGCGTCGATCGAGACCTTGATGGTCGGATCGGAGTCCGGCCCCCACAATTCGCGTCCATCGAACACGACGGTGTACAGCCACTGCGGATGCTCGCCGGCGTCGTTCGCCGCGGTATCGGGAAACACGTGACAGCCATGATCGCGCTCGACTACGCCGACATGACCGCGCACGTAGCGCGGCAGCCGCGTGTGGGTGGCGGGATGGATGTTCTTCGCCCGCACCCGATCGCCGGCCTTGAACTTCGCAGCCGCCGGCGCGGCGCGGCCGAACTTGCCGCGCACCATGATGCGCTCGACGTCGGCGATCGAGAACTTGCCGTGCTTGAGCGATTTCGCCGGCGCGACGGCATGTCCGGCGGCGACGTCGTCCTTCGAGATATAGCCCTTGTCGAGTAGCAGCGCTTCCAGCCCGAGCAGCCATTTCCTGTAATAGGAGCTCGACAGATAGACCTGCGGGGGCAGGGTCTCGCGATAGAAGCGTGACGCGTCGATGCTGAAGGCGCCGGCCGCGCCCATCGCGCGGACCATGGCGAGCACCCGCGATTCCCATTCCTGATGGAACATCGGCTCGTTCGGCTCGGGCTCGACCTTGCCGAACCCGTCCATGCCACCCATGTCGTGGACGCCGTTCACGACGGTGCTCCCGGGGTTTTCGGGAAGCCGGTGCCGATCATGGAATCGCGCGTCACGAGGTCGACGAGCTGTTCTTCGCTCCAGCCTTCAGTGCCCGCGGGCCGCATCGGCAGCACAAGGAAGCGTGTTTCAGCCGTAGAGTCCCAGACCCGGATTTCGGTCTCCTTCGGCAGGCTGACGCCGAAATCGGCGAGCACGCCGCGCGGATCCTTGACCGCGCGTGACCGATACGGCGAGGCCTTGTACCAGACCGGCGGCAGGCCGAGCATCTCCCAAGGGTAACAGGAGCACAAAGTGCAGACGACCATGTTGTGACGGCCAGGCGTGTTCTCGATCGCGACCAGATGGTCGCCGACCCGGCTGACATGGCCGAGGGTGCCGACCGCCTTGCTGGCGTCCTCGAGCAGCGCCTTCTTGAAGGCGGGATCGGTCCAGGCCTTGGCGACGACCCGGGCGCCGTTATGCGGGCCGATCTTCGTCTCATAAGCCTGCACGATGGCGTCGAGCGCGGCAGCCTCGACGTAGCCCTTCTCGGTCAGGATCGATTCCAGCGCGCGCACGCGCAGTTCGGTCTCCGACAATTCGGAATGGTCGTGATCGTGGTGGTGATGATCATGTTCGCTCATGCCTACAGAATAGGCGAAATCGCCGTGCTATGTCGAGGCAAGCAGTACACAACATGCGAGCGGGGAGGTATGCGTGGTTGACGATGTGACGATCGAGAAGGGCCTCGGACCGGAGGGCCGCATCGCGGTGGTGCGGTTCGACCGCGGCGACGGTATCAACGCGCTGTCGCCGGAGGCGCTGCGGCAATTGACCGATGCGGCGCGCAGTTTCGAGGACGATGGCGAAACCTCGGTGGTGGTGCTGACCGGCGGCGCCAAATCGTTCAGCGCCGGCTTCGACCTCAAGGATGCCGAAGGGCGCTCGCGCAAGACGATGGATATGGGCATGCTGCGCCGTCACCTGAAGCTCGGGCCGCGGCTGACGCGCGCCTGGCAGGAGATGGAACAGGTCACGATCGGCGCGATCGAGGGCTTCTGCGTCGGTGGTGGCGTGGCGCTCGCGGTCGCGCTGGACTTCCGGGTGATGGCGCGCGACGCGCATCTGCGCGTACCGGAAATCGCGCTCGGCATGAACATGAGCTGGCAGAGCGTGCCACGCATGCTGCATCTGATGGGACCGGCGCGCACCAAGCAGGCCGTGATCCTGGCCGACGACCGGATCTCGGCCGGCGAGGCTTACGAATGGGGCCTGGTAGAGCAGGTGGTTGATCCGGGCAAATCATATGACGCCGCGATGGCGCTCGCGGCCAAGGTCGCCGCCCAGCCGCCGATTTCGGTCGCGATGACCAAGCTGACGGTCAACCGGCTGGCGCATGCGCTCGACGATCTCGCCAGCCACATGGATCTCGACCAGTTCGCGCTGGCGAGCCTGACCGACGATCACAAGGAGGGCGTCGCGGCCTTCCTCGGACGGCGCAAGCCGCGCTTCAGGGGACGCTGACGGGTGTACCTAGCCTAGCGTTTGGTGATGCGGTCGCGGGCGGCGAGGTCGGCCTCCCAACCGAACACCGAGCGGCCGTCAAGCGCCGGCGAACGCGCGCGCTCGTTGGCGACGTAAGCATCGAAGGACCGACCGGTTGCGGTCAGCTCCAGCCTGCGGGCCTGGTCATCCAGCCGCTTCAGCGCCTGCAACTCCTCGTCGCGGCCGAGCTTCGCCTGCCGTACCGCCGATTTCAGCACGCCGATGGTCTCGTCATAGACCTTGATCGGCACCGGGAACGGATGACGGTCCTTGCCGCCATGCGCGAGCGAGAAACGCGCCGGATCGCGGAAGCGATACGGCGTCCCGTGGACGACCTCGGCGACCATAGCGAGCGACTCGACGGTGCGGGCGCCGACGCCCGGCGTGAGCAGCAGCTCGGGGAAATCCAGCGGCCCGCGCTCGGCCGCGGCGGCGAGGGTGCCGTGCAGGCGGCGGATGAAGACGTCGCTGGAGCGCACATCGTGATGCTCGGGCATGATCAGGTGCAACAGATCGCCCTGCGCCGCCACCTGCTCGGTCAACTCGGCATATTCACGCGCGATGCCATCGGGACCGAGCGCGGCGAGCAAATCGAGCTGAGCCTGGCGCGAGGCGTCGGCGCGGTGGTCGGTGAGATTGACGATCTCGCCCTGCGATGGACCGTCGATCGCGCTGTGCGGCTCGTCGACGAAGCTGCGCAGCCCCTCGGAATGCCAGTGGTAGCGTCGTGCCTGCTGCTTGTGATCGTTCATGCCTTGCTGGACCACGGTCCATTTGCCGTCCGCGGTGACGAAGAAGCCGTGCAGGTAGAGCTCGAAGCCGTCCTGGACCGCAGCACTGTCGACCTTGGCGACCAAGCGGCTGGCGCGGGTGAGGGCAACGCCGTCGACGCCGGTCCGGTCGCCCAGCGCCGACAATTCGTCCGGCGTGCGCCGCGAATGCTTGCCGCGGCCACCGCAGACGTAGATGCCGAGTTCGTCCTGCAGCGGCGCCAGCCCGCGCTTGAGCGCGCCGATGACGCTCGTGGTGATACCAGACGAATGCCAGTCCATGCCCATCACGGCGCCGAACGACTGGAACCAGAACGGATGCGAGAGCCGCTGCAGGAACGCGTCACGGCCGTAATGATGGACCACAGCCTGCGTGATGATCGCGCCCAGCGTTGCCATGCGCTCGGCGAGCCACGGCGGCACGCGTCCACCATGGAGCGGGAGATCAGCGCTGCCGGTACGTCGGGCCATTGGTCTCCAAGTCTCGAACTGGTGTCGTTGAGTCGGGGGCAGACTATCAGGCAAAGCCTTCGGGGGTTGTTGAATCCCCGCATAAGACCGACACACAGAACGGAATTCCTTAGCTTTTTCTTGAAAGTTTCCCTTCATAAAAAAGCGCGAAATCCTCCATAAGAGTGTCGTAACGGGGTGGTTCCCCGACATAAGCTTGTCGCGCCTTCTGGAAAATCTCGGAAAACCCGAAATCATGATCATGGACCGTGGAATTGCCGGCGCGATGGGCAAGGGCGCTCTGTCTGGGCCTCGTTCGCCGCGTCTCAACCGCCGGGCGTTTCTATTCGGCTCCGCTGCCGGTCTTGCCGCACTGGGCCTAGCCGGTTGTGCATCCGACTACATGAGCCTGGCCGAGGCGGAGAAAGTCTACGGGCCCGTGCCTGACGAGAAATTCCCGATCCCTGCGGTCGATGTTAGCAAGGTCAAACCGCAATATTTTCGCAAGACAGTGCGCTACGACAGCGATGAGGCACCCGGTACGATCATCATCGATCCCAGCAAGTACTATGTTTACCGCATTGAAGGAGAGGGAAACGCGACCCGCTATGGCGCCAATGTCGGCCGCGATGGATTCCGGTGGAGCGGGGAGGCTTATGTCGGGCGCAAAGCCGAATGGCCTACCTGGACGCCACCCAAGGAGATGATCGCGCGCCAGCCGGAGGCAGGCAAATATGCCCGCGGCATGCCGGGAGGTCTCGACAATCCACTCGGCGCCCGCGTGCTCTACCTCTATCAAAACGGGGCATATACGCTTTACACGATCTATAGCACCAGCGCCCCCGAAACCATCGGGAACGGCATCACGAGCGGCTGCACCGGCCTCCTCAGTCAGGACATGATCGACCTCTATTCGCGAACGCCTCTCAAAACCAAGGTGATCGTGCTCCCGGCCTAGGCAACGGCAGGCCGAGGATGCGCTCGCATCGGAGCAGGCGGCCGTCGCAGGGGATCGCAATCACGCACGATGCGGACAAGAAAATGAGCCTTCCGCGGGTCTTTCGATTGCGCCGCCTTCGCCATCTTCGGCAGCGTCTACACCGGCGGCTATGACCGACACCGGCGTGTCGCAGACGTCGCAAGGTATCGCCCAACTCGGTGGTCAGCCGGACATACCAGGAGCCGACCTTAGGGATCGCAGAGATGCGTTGCGACGGCCTATGGGATGAAATGCGAACCGTATAGGGGAAGCCACAGCTGGGCCACCAAACCGGATCGACTTCCATATCCGAAATTCGCATAAGGTATATTATGGAATATTTATATCTACAATTAGATCAGATATTTAGTGGGAAATCTTCGCACCAGCCCGCAGCTTGGCGGCTGTCCGGGCTTGTCTCGGTCGTTGGTCGAGCTCGTCGAGACACGCCAGCGATCCACGCGCACGCATCTCGTCAGAAAGCCGATATTGCCGCGGCGTACGGACGCTGCAATAAGCGCCAGCTGTGCAGAGATCGCTGGTGACCCCGCGGCATCAGGTCCGTATAGGATGGCATCTCAGAACAACAACAAG of the Bradyrhizobium quebecense genome contains:
- the nthB gene encoding nitrile hydratase subunit beta, with translation MNGVHDMGGMDGFGKVEPEPNEPMFHQEWESRVLAMVRAMGAAGAFSIDASRFYRETLPPQVYLSSSYYRKWLLGLEALLLDKGYISKDDVAAGHAVAPAKSLKHGKFSIADVERIMVRGKFGRAAPAAAKFKAGDRVRAKNIHPATHTRLPRYVRGHVGVVERDHGCHVFPDTAANDAGEHPQWLYTVVFDGRELWGPDSDPTIKVSIDAFEPYLEAI
- the nthA gene encoding nitrile hydratase subunit alpha yields the protein MSEHDHHHHDHDHSELSETELRVRALESILTEKGYVEAAALDAIVQAYETKIGPHNGARVVAKAWTDPAFKKALLEDASKAVGTLGHVSRVGDHLVAIENTPGRHNMVVCTLCSCYPWEMLGLPPVWYKASPYRSRAVKDPRGVLADFGVSLPKETEIRVWDSTAETRFLVLPMRPAGTEGWSEEQLVDLVTRDSMIGTGFPKTPGAPS
- a CDS encoding enoyl-CoA hydratase/isomerase family protein gives rise to the protein MVDDVTIEKGLGPEGRIAVVRFDRGDGINALSPEALRQLTDAARSFEDDGETSVVVLTGGAKSFSAGFDLKDAEGRSRKTMDMGMLRRHLKLGPRLTRAWQEMEQVTIGAIEGFCVGGGVALAVALDFRVMARDAHLRVPEIALGMNMSWQSVPRMLHLMGPARTKQAVILADDRISAGEAYEWGLVEQVVDPGKSYDAAMALAAKVAAQPPISVAMTKLTVNRLAHALDDLASHMDLDQFALASLTDDHKEGVAAFLGRRKPRFRGR
- a CDS encoding DUF763 domain-containing protein translates to MARRTGSADLPLHGGRVPPWLAERMATLGAIITQAVVHHYGRDAFLQRLSHPFWFQSFGAVMGMDWHSSGITTSVIGALKRGLAPLQDELGIYVCGGRGKHSRRTPDELSALGDRTGVDGVALTRASRLVAKVDSAAVQDGFELYLHGFFVTADGKWTVVQQGMNDHKQQARRYHWHSEGLRSFVDEPHSAIDGPSQGEIVNLTDHRADASRQAQLDLLAALGPDGIAREYAELTEQVAAQGDLLHLIMPEHHDVRSSDVFIRRLHGTLAAAAERGPLDFPELLLTPGVGARTVESLAMVAEVVHGTPYRFRDPARFSLAHGGKDRHPFPVPIKVYDETIGVLKSAVRQAKLGRDEELQALKRLDDQARRLELTATGRSFDAYVANERARSPALDGRSVFGWEADLAARDRITKR
- a CDS encoding L,D-transpeptidase; protein product: MIMDRGIAGAMGKGALSGPRSPRLNRRAFLFGSAAGLAALGLAGCASDYMSLAEAEKVYGPVPDEKFPIPAVDVSKVKPQYFRKTVRYDSDEAPGTIIIDPSKYYVYRIEGEGNATRYGANVGRDGFRWSGEAYVGRKAEWPTWTPPKEMIARQPEAGKYARGMPGGLDNPLGARVLYLYQNGAYTLYTIYSTSAPETIGNGITSGCTGLLSQDMIDLYSRTPLKTKVIVLPA